One window of the Lytechinus variegatus isolate NC3 chromosome 3, Lvar_3.0, whole genome shotgun sequence genome contains the following:
- the LOC121410374 gene encoding U6 snRNA-associated Sm-like protein LSm7 has product MAQQEQQKKKKESILDLSKYIDKQIRVKFQGGREVTGILKGFDPLLNLVLDGTTEFMRDPDDPFKLTDDRRNLGIAVCRGTSVVLICPADGMEPIANPFVQQDG; this is encoded by the exons ATGGCA CAACAGGAgcaacagaagaagaagaaggagagtaTTTTAGATTTGTCAAAATATATTGACAAACAAATACGTGTCAAATTCCAAGGAGGCAGAGAAG TGACAGGGATTCTGAAAGGATTTGATCCACTCCTCAATTTGGTACTAGATGGAACGACAGAGTTCATGAGAG ATCCAGATGACCCATTTAAACTGACTGATGATAGAAGGAATCTTGGTATTGCTGTGTGCCGAGGGACGTCAGTAGTCCTTATATGCCCAGCAGATGGCATGGAACCTATAGCCAATCCTTTTGTACAACAAGATGGGTGA